In Oryza sativa Japonica Group chromosome 2, ASM3414082v1, the following are encoded in one genomic region:
- the LOC4329019 gene encoding probable xyloglucan endotransglucosylase/hydrolase protein 26: MGRLSLLLVVFTAAAAVVGLAGASFRDECDIPWEPQNARFTDDGNGLSLSLVSNYSGCMLRTKKQFIFGSVSTLIQLVPGNSAGTVTTYYTSSVGDNHDEIDFEFLGNETGQPYTIHTNIYANGVGDKEMQFKPWFNPTDGYHNYTVSWTACMIVWYIDGTPIRVFRNYEKSNGVAFPMKRPMYGYSSIWAAEDWATQGGRVKADWSKAPFVANYHGLNINVCECSTTSGGGNSCAAKCASTYNSKSSVCQLSDSELARMRKVQDEYRIYNYCVDPKRYNGSVPVECSLPQ, encoded by the exons atggggaGGTTGAGCTTGCTTCTCGTGGttttcacggcggcggcggcggtggttgggCTCGCCGGAGCCAGCTTCCGCGACGAGTGTGACATCCCGTGGGAGCCCCAGAACGCCAGGTTCACCGACGACGGCAATGGCCTCTCGCTCTCCCTCGTCAGCAACTACTCAG GCTGCATGCTGCGGACAAAGAAGCAGTTCATCTTCGGGAGCGTCTCCACTCTTATCCAACTTGTCCCCGGCAATTCGGCCGGCACCGTCACCACATACTAC ACATCGTCGGTCGGAGACAACCACGACGAGATCGACTTTGAGTTCTTAGGCAACGAGACCGGCCAACCCTACACCATCCACACCAACATCTATGCCAATGGCGTCGGCGACAAGGAGATGCAGTTCAAGCCGTGGTTCAACCCCACCGATGGCTACCACAACTACACCGTCTCCTGGACCGCTTGCATGATTGT GTGGTACATCGACGGGACACCCATCCGAGTGTTCCGCAACTATGAAAAAAGCAACGGTGTGGCGTTCCCAATGAAGCGGCCGATGTATGGGTACTCGAGCATATGGGCGGCGGAGGATTGGGCAACACAGGGTGGCCGTGTGAAGGCTGACTGGTCCAAGGCACCTTTTGTCGCGAACTACCATGGCCTCAACATCAATGTATGCGAGTGCTCTACTACCTCTGGTGGAGGCAACAGTTGTGCTGCAAAATGTGCTTCAACCTATAATAGCAAGTCATCAGTATGCCAGTTGAGTGATTCAGAGCTCGCACGGATGCGGAAAGTGCAGGATGAGTATAGGATCTACAACTATTGCGTTGATCCCAAGAGATACAACGGATCTGTACCAGTCGAGTGTAGCCTACCACAATAG